The Microbacter margulisiae genomic sequence GGATTGAATTTAGGCATATATGTCTATCCCGGAGAACTTGGCAGTGCGGGCAAAACCAAAGATCCATCGCAACAAGCACGCTACGATAAGATATACCGGGAACAACTCAGGGAAGTGCTTAGCCGATATGGCACTATTAAGGAGGTTTGGTTTGATGGAAGCTGCATGATACCCGTCAAGGACATATTAGCCAAATATGCACCACACGCAGTTGTCTTCCAGGGGCCGGAAGCCACAATCCGGTGGGCAGGTAATGAAGACGGCATATTAAGCTATCCCGCATGGAATTCACTAACGGGAAAAGATTTGAAAACAGGAGTTGCCACAGAAGCGCAAAGCAATCCCAATGGAGATGCGTGGGCTCCATTAGAAGCAGATGTCCCTTTATATACCCACTATTGGTTTTGGAGCCCTGAGAAAGAGAAAACGAGCCTAACCTTATCCCAGCTTATGAAGATATATTATAAATCGGTAGGCTATGGAGGCGTTATGCTGTTGAATGCAACTCCGGATACCACAGGCCTTATCCCGGCGGCAGATGTAAAGCTATATGCAGCGCTAGGACAGGAGATCAAGCACAGGTTTAGCCACCCGGCAGGGCAAGTTGCACATATAAGAGGGAACATGGCAGGAATCACCTTTCAGTCTCCAACAGCCATCAATCATGCCATCACCATGGAAGATTACCGGCATGGAGAACGCATCCGCTCCTATGAAATAGAAGGATATGAGAACGGGCAATGGAGAAAGCTTGCCGAAGGCATATCCGTAGGGCGCAAGAAAATCGACTATTTTCCTACGATCAAAGTAACACGCGTCCGATTACGGATTCTGCAGGCAGCCGCACTGCCCTATATTCGTTCCTTTGCCGTATATGAAGTTTCCGGATTCAAGCCCTTCCCGGATAATGGGAAAACAGACTGGAAGGAATGTGCGGAATGGAGCCCAAATTTATTTAAAGGCGGTCATTGCCGGTTAAAAGTCAATCTAACCCCTTATATTCCGGAACCGGGTCAATATGAAGTAAAGCTGGTACCTACGCAAAACGGAGGATTAAACACATTTCATGTTGACAGCGTCCAGCTCTATTTCCAGGGAGAGCGATCTTCCCCGGAGTTTTTGATCAAAGAGAGCCCGTTGGATTACAGTGTCAATCAAACGCAGCAGGTCACCCGGGAGACATGTACCGAATTGGAGTTTTATCTAACCCGTGACAAGCAAAATGAACGGGGTGGAATAATTTTAACAAAAAAGGAATAGGAATAAATACACCTTTTATCTTGAAACCATACGATCATCAGCATGAAAAACATTTTTTATACAGGGATTCTATTATTAAGTTCAGTATTAACGTTCAGTCAAAGT encodes the following:
- a CDS encoding alpha-L-fucosidase; this encodes MKNKITVLLFLFFLLTGPNVFGQPTKLATPTPDQYSWHEQGRIMFITYGPATWQGREYDNHSTPLWRINPKQLNTDQWCRVAKSWGAKEILFVAKHVGGFCWWPTKTTDYDISHTPYEGGKGDVLKQLSVSCKKYGLNLGIYVYPGELGSAGKTKDPSQQARYDKIYREQLREVLSRYGTIKEVWFDGSCMIPVKDILAKYAPHAVVFQGPEATIRWAGNEDGILSYPAWNSLTGKDLKTGVATEAQSNPNGDAWAPLEADVPLYTHYWFWSPEKEKTSLTLSQLMKIYYKSVGYGGVMLLNATPDTTGLIPAADVKLYAALGQEIKHRFSHPAGQVAHIRGNMAGITFQSPTAINHAITMEDYRHGERIRSYEIEGYENGQWRKLAEGISVGRKKIDYFPTIKVTRVRLRILQAAALPYIRSFAVYEVSGFKPFPDNGKTDWKECAEWSPNLFKGGHCRLKVNLTPYIPEPGQYEVKLVPTQNGGLNTFHVDSVQLYFQGERSSPEFLIKESPLDYSVNQTQQVTRETCTELEFYLTRDKQNERGGIILTKKE